In Niveispirillum cyanobacteriorum, the following proteins share a genomic window:
- a CDS encoding MBL fold metallo-hydrolase, which produces MTNPAPTTPQPQALQITQVATGLHGLRLPLPFQLNHINVWLLEDRMPDGSPAWTLIDTGVASSLTRGIWEQVAAEFMRGWPVRQVIVTHFHPDHIGLADWLCRRFDAPLRMTRTEWLLARMLSLDSSDEIAEAGRRFYGAMGLDDEMLAALTVRGNAYARGVPMVPATFDRLADGITLRIGDREWTIITSGGHSPEHACLYSAEDGVLIAGDMVLPRISPNVSVWPAEPFADPLAEFLGGLARLRTLRADTLVLPSHGSPFSSLLGRIDELTHHHAERLNEAVGFCGEGPRTIAEITRLMFNRALDTHQMSFAAGEALAHLNHLERQGRLVRQRREDGVWLFNRS; this is translated from the coding sequence GTGACCAACCCGGCCCCGACCACGCCGCAGCCGCAGGCCCTGCAGATCACCCAGGTGGCAACCGGACTCCACGGGCTGCGTCTGCCCCTGCCGTTTCAGTTGAACCACATCAATGTCTGGCTTCTGGAAGACCGGATGCCCGATGGCAGCCCGGCCTGGACCCTGATTGACACGGGCGTGGCCAGTAGCCTGACGCGGGGCATCTGGGAACAGGTGGCCGCCGAGTTCATGCGGGGATGGCCGGTACGGCAGGTGATCGTCACCCATTTCCATCCCGACCATATTGGCCTTGCCGACTGGCTGTGCCGGCGGTTCGATGCGCCGTTGCGCATGACCCGGACGGAATGGCTGCTGGCCCGCATGCTAAGCCTGGATAGCTCCGATGAGATCGCGGAGGCGGGCCGCCGTTTCTATGGCGCCATGGGGCTAGATGACGAGATGCTGGCGGCCCTGACAGTGCGCGGCAATGCCTATGCGCGCGGCGTCCCCATGGTGCCCGCCACCTTCGACCGGCTGGCAGATGGCATCACGTTGCGCATCGGAGATCGCGAATGGACAATTATCACGTCTGGCGGGCATTCACCCGAACATGCCTGCCTCTATAGTGCCGAGGATGGGGTGCTGATCGCGGGTGACATGGTGCTGCCGCGCATCAGCCCGAATGTCAGCGTCTGGCCCGCCGAACCCTTTGCCGATCCGCTGGCGGAATTTCTGGGCGGATTGGCGCGGCTGCGGACCCTGCGCGCCGACACGCTGGTCCTGCCCTCCCATGGCAGCCCGTTCAGCAGCCTGCTGGGACGCATCGATGAATTGACCCACCATCATGCAGAGCGATTGAATGAGGCGGTCGGCTTCTGTGGTGAGGGGCCGCGCACCATCGCGGAGATCACGCGGTTGATGTTCAACCGTGCGCTCGACACCCACCAGATGAGCTTTGCCGCCGGCGAAGCCCTGGCCCATCTCAACCACCTGGAACGCCAGGGCCGTCTGGTGCGGCAGCGCCGGGAGGATGGGGTCTGGCTGTTCAACCGCAGCTGA